Within the Micromonospora citrea genome, the region CGTCTCCTTCTCCAGCGCCTCCAGCTCCTCGCGCGAGCGGAAGCTGAAGTAGCGCAGGTAGCGGCTGACGTCGCGGTCGTCGACGTTGACCCAGAACTGGTAGAACGCGTACGGGCTGGTCATCTCGGGGTCGAGCCAGATGGCGCCGCCCTCGGTCTTGCCGAACTTCGTCCCGTCCGACTTCGTGACCAGCGGGGTGGTGAACGCCTGGACGGGGCCGGCCCCGCGCCGACGGATGTAGTCCACCCCGGCGGTGATGTTGCCCCACTGGTCGGAGCCGCCGAACTGGAGCTGGCAGCCGTACCGGCGGTGCAGCTCGAAGAAGTCGTTGGCCTGGAGGAGCTGGTAGCTGAACTCGGTGAAGCTGATCCCGCTCTCCAGTCGCGCCCTGACCACCTCCCGGGCGAGCATCTTGTTGACCGGGAAGTGCTTGCCGACGTCGCGGAGGAACTCGACCACCGACATCTCGCCGGTCCAGTCGAGGTTGTTGACCAGCCGCGCGGCGTTCTCCCCCTCGTACGAGACGAACGGGGCGAGCTGGTCGCGGATCCGGGCCACCCAGCCGGCGACCACCTCGGGCGGGTTGAGGGTGCGCTCGGCGCTCTCCTTCGGGTCGCCGATCTGGCCGGTCGCGCCGCCGACGAGCAGCAGCGGCCGGTGCCCGGCGAGCTGGAGCCGACGGGCCGTGGCGACCTGCATGAGATGGCCGACGTGCAGGCTCGGCGCGGTCGGGTCGAAGCCCACATAGAAAGCGGCGGCACCGCCGTCGAGCAGCGGGCGCAGCTCGTCGAGGCCGGTGGAGTCCTGGATCAGGCCACGCCACCGCAGGTCATCGGTCAGGGAGTCCCGCCCGGATGGCGGGAGGCTGCTGTCGGTCACGGTCACCGATTCTCCCCCATGACGGGGCGTCGACCGTAGCGGGTTTGCCGCGCCGGGCGGCGTAGGCTGGCGAAACCATGATCGGGAAGGGGAACGCGGTGGAGATGCCGGATCTGTCGGGCGGCTTCGTCGCCCTGCTCGGCCTCACGTTCGACGAGGTCGGCGGGGACCGCGTGGTGATCCGCTGGAAGGTCCGCCCCGAGCTGCACCAGCCGTTCGGCATCCAGCACGGCGGCGTCTACTGCGCGGTGGTCGAGACGGCCGCCAGCGTCGGCGGGTCGCTGTGGCTGGGCGACCGTGGCCGGGTCGTCGGCGTGTCGAACCAGACGGACTTCCTGCGCGCGGTCCGCGAGGGCGAACTGACCGCCGTCGGCACGCCCGTGCACCGGGGGCGCAGCCAGCAGCTCTGGCAGGTGGAGATCACCGACGCCGACGGCCGGCTCGTGGCACGGGGTCAGGTGCGGCTGCAGAACCTCGCCCCGGCCTGATCCGACGCGGCCGGGAAACCGGCGCGGCCGGGAAACCGGCGCGGCCGGGAAACCGGCGCGGCCGGGAAACCGGCGCGGCCGGGAAGCCGACGCGGCCTGGGACGTCCGGCCGGGACACCCGGGGAGCGCGGCGACGTGCGTGTCGCGCCGGCTCGCCGCGAGACGCCGGTCAGCCGCGGGCCTCGTCCAGCGTCGGCTCCTCGGCCTCGTCAGGCGCGGCGGGCCGGCGCAGCCGGACGCCGGTGATCGCGCGGTGGTCGATGCCGGTCACCTCCAGCTCCCAGCCGTCGACGCTGACGCTCTCCCCCGCGACGGTGGGGATGTGCCCGAGGCAGGTGAGGACCAGCCCGGCGATGGTGGTGTAGTCGCCGGCGGGGCGGCCGGGCAGCTCCACGCCGACGTCGGGTAGGTCGTGCACGGGGAAGGTGCCGGGGAGCAGCAGGGCGCCGTCCGGCTCGGTGCGCACGGCCCGCACGTCCCGGTCGGTCTCGTCGTAGATCTCCCCGACGATCTCCTCGAGGATGTCCTCCAGGGTGACGATCCCGTCGACCGCGCCCCGCTCGTCGACCACCAGGGCGATGTGCTGCCGTTCGGCCTTGAACTGGCGCAGCGCGTCCACGACCGGCAGCGAGTCCGGCAGCAGCATCGGCGGGCGCACGCACTCGTCGACCGGGCGGTCGTCGCGGACGCCCACCAGGTCGCGCAGGTGGATCACCCCGACCGCGTCGTCCAGGCCGCCGTGCCGGGTCACGGGCGCCCGGGAGTGGCCGGTGGCGGCCAGCAGCAGCCGCGCGGACTCCGCGGTGGTCCCGCTGTCGAGCGTGAAGACCTGCAACCGGGGTACGAGCACCGCCTTGAGCTGCCGGTCGGCGATCTCCACCGCCCCGGCGATGATGGTCCGCTGTTCCTTGGTGAAGCCGTGGTTGCCGGAGACGATGTCCCGCAGCTCGTCGGGGCCGATCTCGTCGGGCTCGTGCTTCGGGTTGAGCCCGACCAGGCGTACGACGAGGTCGCTGGTGGCGCCGAGGGCCCAGACCGCCGGGCGGGTGATGCTGGCCAGCAGGTCCAGCGGGCGGGCCACGAGCAGCGCCCACCGCTCGGCGGCCTGCATGGCGATCCGCTTGGGGGCCAGCTCGCCGAAGACCAGGGTGACGAAGGTCAGCGCCAGGGTGACCACCACGATCGCGACGGTCTCGGCGGCGCCGCCCAGCGCGGACAGCAGCGGCACCAGGGGCCTGGCCAGCGACACGGCCGCCGCGGCGGAGGCCAGGAAGCCGGCGAGGGTGATGCCGATCTGGATGGTGGCGAGGAACCGGTTCGGATCCTTGGCGAGGCGGGCCAGCACCCGGCCGGCCCGGCTGGCGCGCTCCAGCCGCTGGATCTGGCTGTCCCGCAGCGAGACCAGCGCCATCTCGCTGCCCGCGAAGACCGCGTTGAGGACGACCAGGACGCCTACCAGGGCCAGTTGGCTCCAGATGCTCTGCACGCCCGGATCTCCTCACGCGGACCGGTGCCCCTCGGCACCGCCGGCCGAGGGCCGACCGGCGTAGGCCGTTCTGTGCCCACCGGGCCGGCCGGTGAATCCTCGGCGGCCCGGAAGTGCTCAGGCTCGCTCGGGGGCCGGCGAAGCCGGCAGATCCAGCACGTACGAGCGGCCCTCGGGGCGGAACCCGAGCCGGTGGTAGTAGGGGGCGACCATGCCGGGCGGGGTGACCACGCGGCGGAAGCCCCGGTCGGTGAAGAGGCGGCTGCGCCGGTAGACGAACTCGCCCGGGGTGAAGTCCCGGAACCGGCGGGTGACGTAGTCGAGGTCGACCTGCGCCACGCCGTCGGGTTCGGCGTGCGACAGCACCACGCCGACCACCTCGTCGGCCCGCAGGACGAGGAAGGCGGAACGCTCGGCGGAGGTGCCGGGCGGCCAGCGGAAACCGGGGTTGAACCGGGCGATGTCGGCGGCGTGCACGCGCAGCGTGTGGGCCAGGAACTGGTCGTCTACGCCGACCTCCACGACCTGGTAGGTCGCGTCGTCGTGGCGGGTGGCGAGCATGGCGCGCAGATACCAGACGTTGATCACGGCCAGCACGACGTTCAGCCCGACCATCGGCCAGACCTGCACCGCGGCGTTGTAACCGATCAGGATCAGACAACCGAGCAGGTTCAGGGCGCGTAGCCGCAGGATGCGTGTCTGCAGCAGCGACCAGACCAGCAGCGCCGAGCCGGTCCAGCCGATCAGTTCCAGCCAGTTCACCCCGCGAGAGTAGTGGCCGCCCTGGTCAGGCCGCTCGGTGGGCGGTGGCGCGCGGGGCGGCTCACCGGTCGGCGAGCTCCAGCACCCACTCCTCCACCTCGGTGCCGCGGGCGTTGGCGTACCCCTTGTCCTCGCCGGTGACGACGAAGCCGCACTTGCGCAGCACGGCGAGGGAGGCGCGGTTGTCCTTGGCGGCGCGGGCGTGCACGGGCCGCCGCGGCAGCTCGCGCAGCAGGGCGGTCAGCGCCGCCGTGGCGTGCCCCCGGCCCCAGCGCCGCGGGTCGATCCAGTAGCTGACCTCGGTCTTGTCGTCGACCGGGAAGGCGGTCACGTAGCCGACCACCTCGTCGCCGACGACCGCCGTGCGGGCGACGATCCGCTCGTCGGCGCGCAGCCGGCGCCAGTGCGCGTCGAACCGGGCGCGATCGGCCGGGTCCTCCGGGCCGAAGGCTGCCATCCAGTTGGCCTCGGCGTCCTGCTGGTGGCTGAAGAAGGCGGGCAGGTCGTCGTCGCGCACGGGGCGCAGGCGCAGGTCGGCGGTCACCGCCCGAGGATAGGGCCGGGGGCCGACATTCCGGGACCTCCGGCCCGGTCGACGTCCCGTCCGGCCCTGTCGGGCGCGGTGGCCGCGTTGCTACCAACGAGGAGGGACGACGTTCCCGGCGGACGCGGAGGAGGCCGGCATCATGGCGAAGTACGTCTACGACTTCATCGAGGGCGACCGGAGCAGAGCCGACCTGCTCGGCGGCAAGGGCGCCAACCTGGCCGAGATGACCCGGCTGGGGCTGCCGGTGCCGCCCGGATTCACGGTCACCACCGAGGCGTGCCGGGCGTACCTGGCCGAGGGGCAGCCGCCGGTGGGGCTGTTCGACGAGGTGAACGCGCACCTGCGGGAGGTCGAGGCGCGGCTGGACCGTCGGCTCGGCGACCCCCGCGACCCGCTGCTGCTGGCCGTCCGCTCCGGTGGGCGGTACTCGATGCCGGGCATGATGGAGACGATCCTGGACATCGGGCTCAACGACACGACGGTGGCGGGGCTGGCCGCGCAGAGCGGCGATCCCCGCTTCGCCTGGGACTCCTACCGCCGGCTGATCCAGATGTTCGGCCGCACCGTCCACGGCGTGCCGGCCGAGGAGTTCGAGCGGGAGCTGGCGGCGGTGCGCGCCACGGCCGGGCCGGCGGGACCGGACGCGGCGCAGCTGCGGGCGCTGGTCGAGACGTACAAGAAGGTGTTCGCGGCGCAGGTGGGGCACGACTTCCCGCAGGCCCCGCACGAGCAGCTCTACCTCGCCGTCCGGGCGGTGTTCGAGTCGTGGAACTCCGAGCGGGCGGTGCTCTACCGCCGGCAGGAGCACATCCCGGGCGACCTGGGCACGGCGGTCACCGTGATGGCGATGGTGTTCGGCAACCTCGGCCCGGACTCGGGCACCGGGGTCGCGTTCACCCGCGACCCCGCGACCGGGCAGCCCGGCGTCTACGGCGACTACCTCGTCGACGCGCAGGGCGAGGACGTGGTGGCCGGCATCCGCAACACGGTCGCGCTGCCGGAGCTGGAGCGGATCGACCCGGCCAGCTACCGCCGCCTGACGGAGATCATGGTGACGCTGGAGCGGCACTACCGCGACCTCTGCGACGTCGAGTTCACCGTCGAGCGTGGGCGGCTGTGGATGCTCCAGACGCGGGTCGGCAAGCGGACCCCGGCGGCGGCGTTCGTGATCGCCGCGCAGCTCGTCGACGAGGGGTTGATCACCCTGGACGAGGCGCTGCACCGGGTCACCGGGGCGCAACTGGCCCAGCTGATGTTCCCCGCCTTCGACCTCGCCGCCGCGCCGGCGCCGCTGGCCACCGGGGTGGGCGCCTCGCCGGGCGCGGCGGTGGGCCGGGTGGTCTTCGACTCCGCTGCCGCCGCGGCGGCCACCGAGCCGGTGATCCTGGTCCGCCCGGAGACCAACCCGGACGACCTGCCCGGCATGATCGCCGCGCGGGGGGTGCTCACCTCGCGCGGCGGGAAGACCTCGCACGCGGCCGTGGTGGCCCGTGGCATGGGGCGGACCTGCGTGTGCGGGGCCGACGCGCTGCGGATCGACCCGGAGCGCGGAGAGTTCACCGTCGGCGACCGGGTGGTGCGCGCCGGCGACGTGATCTCCATCGACGGCACCACCGGCCGGGTCTACCCGGGACGGGTGCCGGTGCGGCCCTCCCCCGTCGCGCGCTACCTCGCCGGTGAGCTGGCACCCGAGGGCGACCGCCTCGTCACCGCCGTGCACCGGCTGCTCTCGCACGCCGACGCGGTCCGCCGGCTGGGCGTACGTGCCAACGCGGACACCCCGGACGACGCGCGGCGGGCACGCGAGCTGGGGGCCGCCGGGATCGGGCTCTGCCGCACCGAGCACATGTTCCTCGGCGCCCGGCGGGAGCTGGTGGAGCGGCTGATCCTGGCCGAGGACCCGGCCGAGCGGGACGCCGCCCTGGACGCGCTGCTGCCGTTGCAGCGAGCGGACTTCGAGGGGATCCTCGCCGCGATGGACGGGCTGCCGGTCACCGTCCGGCTGCTCGACCCGCCGCTGCACGAGTTCCTGCCCCCGCTGCACGAGCTGACCGCCCGGGTGGCCCGCGCCGAGGCGCGGGGCGAGGACCCGGGCCGCGACGGCACGCTGCTGGCCGCGGTACGCCGGATGCACGAGAGCAACCCGATGCTCGGCCTGCGCGGCGTGCGGCTCGGCCTGGTGGTGCCCGGCCTGTTCGCCATGCAGGTGCGGGCCGTCGCCGAGGCCGCGGCGCGGCGGGTCCGCGCCGGCGGCGAGCCGCGGCCGGAGATCATGGTGCCGCTGGTCGGCGACGTCCGGGAGCTGGCCGCCGTGCGCGCCGAGGCGGCGGCGGTGCTGGCGGGTGTGCCGGGGATCCCGCCGATCCCGGTCGGCACGATGATCGAGACGCCGCGCGCCGCGCTGACCGCCGGCGAGATCGCCGCCGAGGCGCACTTCTTCTCCTTCGGCACCAACGACCTGACCCAGACCACCTGGGCGTTCTCCCGTGACGACGTGGAGGGCTCGTTCTTCGGCACCTACCTGGAGCGCGGCGTGTTCGGCGTCTCCCCGTTCGAGACCGTCGACGCCAAGGGGGTCGGCCGGCTGGTGCGGCTGGCCGTGGCCGAGGGGCGGGCCGCCCGCCCGGAGCTGACCGTCGGCGTCTGCGGGGAGCACGGGGGCGACCCCGACTCGATCGGCTTCTTCGCCGACGCCGGCCTGGACTACGTCTCCTGCTCGCCGTACCGGGTGCCGATCGCCCGGCTGGCGGCCGGGCAGGCCGCCACCGGGGGCGGCGCCGTCCCCGACTCCCGCTAGGAGGTGTCCGCGATGACCGCCATCCTCAACCCCACCGGGCCCGCCCCGTTCACGCCGCCGGCCCGCCCGGTTCCCGCGCCGGCCGCACCGCCGGCCCGCGACGCCACGCCCCCGCCGGCGCCGGTTCCCGTGCCGGTGGGGCCGGTGCTGGAGCTGCCGGGCACGCCCACGGCGGCGCTGGTGCCGGTGACCCACCGGGGCCGCCCGGTCGGCGCGTTCGTCCTGCACGGCGGTCGGGTCCGCTACCGGCCCGTGTTCGACCCGGACCGGCTGCTCGGCGCGGCCGCCGGGGTGCTCGCCGTCGGTCTGGCCGCCGCCGGGGTGGCGGCGCTGGGCCGGCGCCGGCCGCCGGCCATCGGCGCGCTCAGCATGGGGCCGGGCGGCTGGGTCAGCCTCAAGGGCCTGCCCCTCCCGGCGCCACGGGCGCCCCGTCCGTGGTGGGCCCGGGCGCTGCGCGCCCGCCGGCTGGTGGTCGAACGCTGAGCCCGCGGGCGCCGGAGCGCTCCGGCGCCCGCACACCGGCCGCACCCCGGTGCGGCCCCGCTGTCCCGGCACGACGCGGCCGTCCACCCCCGCCGGCCGCGTCGTCCGGGACAGCGCCATGCCCCCGGACGCCCCCGGCGACCCGGCTGCCGACGCGCGCGCCGGGCCGGCACCGCGCCCGGCCGGCACCGCGCCGGGCCGACCGGCCAGCATCCCTCCGCGCCGGGCCCGGCCGACGCGTCCGGTGCGGGCTCGCGCGGCGACGCCGGTCACGGACGCCCCGGCGACCGGCCCGGTCGGTGGGGGCCGGAGGTCCCGGGCCGGGACGGTCCTGCGCCTCTGCCCCGGTCCGGCCCCGGCCGGCACGCTGGTGGTGGAAGCGAGACACGAGCTGGGAGGCCCCGATGCGCGCCACGGTTGTCACCGCGTTCGACCGTCCACTGGAGATCTTCGACGTGCCGGTGCCGGAGCCCGGGCCCGGCCAGGTGCTGGTCCGGATCGAGGCCAGCGGCCTGTGCCACACCGACATCCACGCCGCCCGCGGCGACTGGCCGGTCAAGCCGAACCCGCCCTTCGTCCCGGGCCACGAGGGCGTCGGCATCGTCGAGCGGATCGGCCCCGGGGTCACCGAGCACGCCGTCGGCGACCGGGTCGCGCTGCCCTGGCTCGGCTGGGCCTGCGGCACCTGCGAGTACTGCGTCACCGGCTGGGAGACGCTGTGCGAGTCCCAGCGCAACACCGGCTACGCCATCGACGGCGCGCACGCCGAGTACGCCCTCGCGTCGGCCCGCTACGCGGTCCGGGTGCCGGCCGGCGTCGACCCGGTCGAGGCGGCCCCGCTGACCTGCGCCGGCGTCACGACGTACAAGGCGGTCCGGGTGGCCGGGGTGCGGCCCGGCGAGCGGGTGGCGATCTTCGGCATCGGCGGCCTCGGCCACCTCGCCCAGCAGTACGCCCAGTTGCACGGCGCCGAGACGGTGGCCGTGGACGTCACCGAGGAGAAGCTGGCCCTGGCCACCTCCCTCGGCGCGACGCACACGGTCGACGCCGCCCGGGTCGACCCGGTCGAGGCGATCACCGCCCTCGGCGGCGTCGACGTGGCGGTCGTGCTGGCCGCCAGCCCGACCGTGATCGCGCAGGCGCACGCCTGCCTGCGTCGCGGCGGCCGGCTGGTGCTGGTCTCGCTGCCGAAGGACAACACGATGAGCCTGCCGGTCTTCGAGACCGTCCTGAAGGGGATCACCGTGATCGGCTCGATCGTCGGCACCCGCGCCGACCTGGCGGAGGTGTTCCGCCTGCACTCGGCCGGCCGCACCCGGGTCGTCCACGAGGTGCGCAAGCTCGACGAGATCAACGAGGCGATCGAGGACGTGCTCGCCGGGCGGGTCGCCGCCCGGCTGGTGCTCCAGCCCTGACCACGGTGCCCGGCCGCCTGTCCCGAGGGCGGCCGGGCGCCACCCCACCGACGCCCGGAAGGGACCGGACAT harbors:
- a CDS encoding hemolysin family protein; translated protein: MQSIWSQLALVGVLVVLNAVFAGSEMALVSLRDSQIQRLERASRAGRVLARLAKDPNRFLATIQIGITLAGFLASAAAAVSLARPLVPLLSALGGAAETVAIVVVTLALTFVTLVFGELAPKRIAMQAAERWALLVARPLDLLASITRPAVWALGATSDLVVRLVGLNPKHEPDEIGPDELRDIVSGNHGFTKEQRTIIAGAVEIADRQLKAVLVPRLQVFTLDSGTTAESARLLLAATGHSRAPVTRHGGLDDAVGVIHLRDLVGVRDDRPVDECVRPPMLLPDSLPVVDALRQFKAERQHIALVVDERGAVDGIVTLEDILEEIVGEIYDETDRDVRAVRTEPDGALLLPGTFPVHDLPDVGVELPGRPAGDYTTIAGLVLTCLGHIPTVAGESVSVDGWELEVTGIDHRAITGVRLRRPAAPDEAEEPTLDEARG
- the tyrS gene encoding tyrosine--tRNA ligase, translating into MTDSSLPPSGRDSLTDDLRWRGLIQDSTGLDELRPLLDGGAAAFYVGFDPTAPSLHVGHLMQVATARRLQLAGHRPLLLVGGATGQIGDPKESAERTLNPPEVVAGWVARIRDQLAPFVSYEGENAARLVNNLDWTGEMSVVEFLRDVGKHFPVNKMLAREVVRARLESGISFTEFSYQLLQANDFFELHRRYGCQLQFGGSDQWGNITAGVDYIRRRGAGPVQAFTTPLVTKSDGTKFGKTEGGAIWLDPEMTSPYAFYQFWVNVDDRDVSRYLRYFSFRSREELEALEKETAERPAARAAQRALAEELTTLVHGEREMAQVVAASQALFGRGSLEELAPATLRAALTEAGLVHLDELPDVAGLLRDSGLVPSLKEARRVIAEGGAYVNNTRVTETDARVGAEDLLHGRYLVLRRGKRSFAGVELRG
- a CDS encoding PaaI family thioesterase gives rise to the protein MIGKGNAVEMPDLSGGFVALLGLTFDEVGGDRVVIRWKVRPELHQPFGIQHGGVYCAVVETAASVGGSLWLGDRGRVVGVSNQTDFLRAVREGELTAVGTPVHRGRSQQLWQVEITDADGRLVARGQVRLQNLAPA
- the ppdK gene encoding pyruvate, phosphate dikinase, which gives rise to MAKYVYDFIEGDRSRADLLGGKGANLAEMTRLGLPVPPGFTVTTEACRAYLAEGQPPVGLFDEVNAHLREVEARLDRRLGDPRDPLLLAVRSGGRYSMPGMMETILDIGLNDTTVAGLAAQSGDPRFAWDSYRRLIQMFGRTVHGVPAEEFERELAAVRATAGPAGPDAAQLRALVETYKKVFAAQVGHDFPQAPHEQLYLAVRAVFESWNSERAVLYRRQEHIPGDLGTAVTVMAMVFGNLGPDSGTGVAFTRDPATGQPGVYGDYLVDAQGEDVVAGIRNTVALPELERIDPASYRRLTEIMVTLERHYRDLCDVEFTVERGRLWMLQTRVGKRTPAAAFVIAAQLVDEGLITLDEALHRVTGAQLAQLMFPAFDLAAAPAPLATGVGASPGAAVGRVVFDSAAAAAATEPVILVRPETNPDDLPGMIAARGVLTSRGGKTSHAAVVARGMGRTCVCGADALRIDPERGEFTVGDRVVRAGDVISIDGTTGRVYPGRVPVRPSPVARYLAGELAPEGDRLVTAVHRLLSHADAVRRLGVRANADTPDDARRARELGAAGIGLCRTEHMFLGARRELVERLILAEDPAERDAALDALLPLQRADFEGILAAMDGLPVTVRLLDPPLHEFLPPLHELTARVARAEARGEDPGRDGTLLAAVRRMHESNPMLGLRGVRLGLVVPGLFAMQVRAVAEAAARRVRAGGEPRPEIMVPLVGDVRELAAVRAEAAAVLAGVPGIPPIPVGTMIETPRAALTAGEIAAEAHFFSFGTNDLTQTTWAFSRDDVEGSFFGTYLERGVFGVSPFETVDAKGVGRLVRLAVAEGRAARPELTVGVCGEHGGDPDSIGFFADAGLDYVSCSPYRVPIARLAAGQAATGGGAVPDSR
- a CDS encoding alcohol dehydrogenase catalytic domain-containing protein; its protein translation is MRATVVTAFDRPLEIFDVPVPEPGPGQVLVRIEASGLCHTDIHAARGDWPVKPNPPFVPGHEGVGIVERIGPGVTEHAVGDRVALPWLGWACGTCEYCVTGWETLCESQRNTGYAIDGAHAEYALASARYAVRVPAGVDPVEAAPLTCAGVTTYKAVRVAGVRPGERVAIFGIGGLGHLAQQYAQLHGAETVAVDVTEEKLALATSLGATHTVDAARVDPVEAITALGGVDVAVVLAASPTVIAQAHACLRRGGRLVLVSLPKDNTMSLPVFETVLKGITVIGSIVGTRADLAEVFRLHSAGRTRVVHEVRKLDEINEAIEDVLAGRVAARLVLQP
- a CDS encoding GNAT family N-acetyltransferase, which encodes MTADLRLRPVRDDDLPAFFSHQQDAEANWMAAFGPEDPADRARFDAHWRRLRADERIVARTAVVGDEVVGYVTAFPVDDKTEVSYWIDPRRWGRGHATAALTALLRELPRRPVHARAAKDNRASLAVLRKCGFVVTGEDKGYANARGTEVEEWVLELADR